From one Oceanotoga teriensis genomic stretch:
- a CDS encoding ABC transporter permease subunit, whose product MYKEFLDSKRRLIISISLLLSFFFLLLIFKEKTIQVLNQNKEALKAFSSMIQIEKLRNLDFFIKTQWYGKNFGQFLPLIALIFSYSVFSKEFEKKTFDFLITRKSRKNIFIKKVSSIYINFVLINIIFFIISIITLSMSSFDFQIIDYFKIFIQQTIISSLIIPIAVLISIITQTQIKSFIIPLTIIFLCLTLYFLPNVKIKTPYNFILDPKLIIKNEMDFLPIILSILFSIFLIFFSLKIFEKKDF is encoded by the coding sequence TTTCTTTTTATTATTAATATTTAAAGAAAAAACTATACAAGTTTTAAATCAAAATAAAGAAGCATTAAAAGCTTTTTCAAGTATGATTCAAATAGAAAAACTTAGGAATTTAGATTTTTTTATTAAAACTCAATGGTATGGAAAAAACTTTGGACAATTTTTACCTTTAATAGCTTTAATATTTTCTTATAGTGTTTTTTCAAAAGAATTTGAAAAAAAGACTTTTGATTTTTTGATAACAAGAAAATCAAGAAAAAATATTTTTATAAAAAAAGTATCCTCTATATATATAAACTTTGTTTTGATTAATATAATATTTTTTATTATTTCTATAATTACATTATCTATGAGTAGTTTTGATTTTCAAATAATTGATTATTTTAAGATTTTTATCCAACAAACGATTATAAGCTCATTAATAATTCCAATAGCAGTTTTGATTTCTATAATTACTCAAACACAAATAAAAAGTTTTATTATCCCATTGACAATAATTTTTTTATGTCTTACATTATATTTTTTACCGAATGTAAAAATAAAAACACCATATAATTTTATATTAGATCCAAAATTAATAATCAAAAATGAAATGGATTTTTTGCCTATAATTCTTTCAATATTATTTTCTATTTTTTTAATATTTTTTTCATTAAAAATCTTTGAAAAAAAAGATTTTTAA